The Stomoxys calcitrans chromosome 3, idStoCalc2.1, whole genome shotgun sequence genome includes a region encoding these proteins:
- the LOC106094622 gene encoding succinate dehydrogenase assembly factor 4, mitochondrial yields MSQIVNVAKQTNRLMPQITKQVACFSTSSARLQEGDEFKGTLKPKSARFTEFQKKLRAKTPLGKLDEFSRHPFQEVEPLRPWPNNTNPHTGEIGGPAGPEPTRYGDWERKGRVSDF; encoded by the exons ATGAGTCAAATCGTTAACGTTGCTAAACAAACCAATCGTTTAATGCCACAAATCACCAAACAAG TGGCTTGCTTCTCTACCTCCTCGGCCCGCTTACAAGAAGGCGATGAATTCAAAGGTACACTGAAACCAAAAAGTGCTCGTTTCACAGAATTCCAAAAGAAGTTGAGAGCCAAAACACCTTTGGGTAAATTGGATGAATTTTCACGTCATCCCTTCCAAGAAGTCGAGCCTCTGCGTCCCTGGCCCAACAATACCAACCCACATACAGGAGAAATTGGTGGCCCTGCCGGTCCCGAACCCACACGCTATGGTGATTGGGAGCGCAAAGGACGTGTATCCGATTTCTAG